The DNA region CCTGCGCACCGAGTTGCCCGAGACCTGGGCCGAGGTGAACGTCACGGGGCTCGGACCCGCTCTCGTCGTGCTGTCCGCGCCCGCGAACGCCGAGGGGAAGCGTTTCGTGACCTACCGCGCCCGGCCTCCGGCGACAGTCACGATCTGGGCCGCGGCCGTGCCGGTAGCGTCGCAGGCCGATGCAGGGCCCGACGCGCGTCCCACGGATCGGCCGATGACCGTACGCCGCGACGCCGGGCCGGATGGTGGCGAGGCGGTGGCCCCGAGGTCGGGATGCGAGGTGGGCGGGCGAGGAACGAGCTTCGGCTCGTCGGGCTGGAACCCGTGGCTTGCGGTTTTGCTGGGCTGGGGGAGCTGGAGGAGAAGGGCCCGCCGCGCCGGGCGGGCCGCCAGGAACGCGGAGAGCTAGCGCCCGTTCCGGCGCCGGCCGCGCAGCAGTAGCGCCAGCGCGAGCAGGCCGAGCATAGAGCCGATCGAGGCCGAGTCCTCGCCCACGCGGCAGCTGCAGCCGCCGCTCGAGGTGGTGCCCTTGTCGCCGCCGATGCTGCCGTCGCCCGCGGGCGCCGCGCTGTCCTTCGCCGCCGCGCCGTCGGCCGTGGGCGCCGCACCGTCGGTCTTGACGCCGCCGTCGGTCTTGGCCGCGCCGTCGGTCTTGGCCGCACCGTCGGTCTTGGCCGCGCCGTCGGTCTTCACCGCACCGTCGGTCTTGGCCGCGCCGTCGGTCTTGATGCCGCCGTCGGTCTTGACCGCGCCGTCGGTCTTGACTGCTCCGTCGGTCTTCACCGCGCCATCCACCTTCACGCCCGCGTCGGCCGTCGCGGCGCCGGAGGCCTCGTGCGCGCCGATGTCGTAGGCCGCGCCCTGCGGCCGCGCCGTGCCGAAGTAGTCGGTGGTGACCTGCGTGACGGCCGTGCCCTTGTCGCGGCAGGGCGAGCCTGCGGCGATCTGGAAGCTCGTCGCCGCGGCGGCTGCGTCGCCGGAGTTCACGAGGAGGCAATCCGTCGTCACGTCCGAGCTCTGCGCGATCGGTGCCACGGGGGCGGTGGCGCCGCCGTACCAGGCGTTGTGGGAGAAGGCGATGCCGGTGCTCGGCGTGCCGACGTCGATCATGTCGCCGGCCGACTGCATGACGAGGTTATTGCGGAAGAACGCCCCCGCATGGGCGCCGCCGTCCAGGATGACGCCGTGCTGCTGTCCGAGCACGAAGGTGTTGTTGGCGATCACGGTGTTCTTCATGCCCGCGCCCGTGCCCCCGGCGAGCCACGTGAAGGAGAGCCCGCAGTTGCGCACCAGGTTGTTGGTCACCTGATGACCGGTGGAGGTGGCGCTGTCCTCGAAGGCGATGCCGTTCGGCCGGAACCCGGCCGAGTCGAAACCGGCGCCGGTGGTGCAGTAGACCCGGTTCCGGGCCACGTTAGCCGTCGAGGACTCCATGATGTAGACGTTGTCCACGAAGTTGTCGCGGATGGTGTTGTTCTGCACCAGCGCGCCGCTGCTCTCGGCCACGAAGACGCCCGTGTGGTGGTTCGTATAGATCGTGTTGCCGGTGACCTGGACGTTGTTGGCCAGGTAGACCACGACCGCGTGGCTGGGCGTGGAGGTGGAGGTGTGGCCGCTGTTCACCAGCACGTTGGAGTAGATCTGCGAGTCCTGCAGCCAGCCGCTCGTGATCGACGTACCCGAGCCATCGAACTCCACGCCGCTCCGGTCGTTGTCGTGAACCTTGCAGTTGACGATCTTCACGTTGCTCGCGTCGGAGATCCGCAGCCCCGTGCCGTTGGAGTGCCGGATCTCGATCCCCTGGAGCGTGACGTGATCGGTCGTGATGGCGACCAGCGCCTCGCCCGAGGTGGCCGGCCGCGGCGAGCCTCCCCCCCGTGAGCCCTGGATGATCACCGTGGCCCCGCTGGCCGCGCGGATGATGGCCGGCTGGGACGGGTTTCCGCCGTGGTCGACGTTCAGCTGCTCGTCGTAGACGCCGGCTCCGATCTCCAGGATCTCGCCCGGGGCGAGCTCCCCTTCGCCGCGTGAGATGGTCGCGAAGGGGGCCGCGGCCGTGCCGTCGCCGGTCGTGTCGTTGCCGCTCTTGGAAACGTAGATGGTTGCCGTCTGGGCCTGGGCCAGCCCGGGCGCGAGCGCCGCGAGAGCCAGGGCCAACGTCAGGGGCACGTTGCGCGCAATTCGTCTCATGGTTTCTCCCCTTGCTCCGTAGTGGGTTAAGGGCGGGATGATAGCTCAGTCGGCCGCGCGCGAAAGGGCAAAAGTGGGAGGGCGCAAGGGAGCCGCGTGCGCCCCTCTCGCTCCGCGCAAAGCTCGCTACCCGAATGGCATAGGGGTTAGGGTAGAGGCATCGTGGGGCCGCAAGAGAACGACCGCATTCGAGAGCTCGTCGTGAGCCGGCTTCGGGCCCGGTATCGCGAGCGTGGGGAGCAGGGGGAGGACCTCCGGCCGCCCCTCGAGGACGCGCTTTATCACGAGCGACGACGGCTTCGGCAGTTCCGGCGCAAGGGACGCAGCATACGTGCCGAGCAGGCGTTTCTCGGCGACCTGGGTCACCGACTGAAGGACGTCGCGCCGCAGGAGCGCGTCGGCCTCGTCGGCGAGCTCGTCCAGCACTACGCGAATCAGGTGACGGGCCATTTCAGCGAGCCCGTCTACCGGGTGGCGACCGGCTTCGTCCCGCGCGCGGTGGCCGTGCTGGCGCATGCGACCCACCCCGCGGCCTTGCTCGAGGGGAACGCCCTTCGCGAGGGTCTCGCAGGGCAGCTCCGCGTGCAGGGCCAGCTCGAGCACTTTCACGCGCTGCGGGAGCGCGGCACGCTGGTCGTGGTGCCGACGCACCTCTCGAACCTGGACCCGCTCCTCATGGGGTATCTCTTCTCGCAGATGGGTCTGCCGCCGCTGCTCTACGGCGCGAGC from Deltaproteobacteria bacterium includes:
- a CDS encoding right-handed parallel beta-helix repeat-containing protein, with the translated sequence MRRIARNVPLTLALALAALAPGLAQAQTATIYVSKSGNDTTGDGTAAAPFATISRGEGELAPGEILEIGAGVYDEQLNVDHGGNPSQPAIIRAASGATVIIQGSRGGGSPRPATSGEALVAITTDHVTLQGIEIRHSNGTGLRISDASNVKIVNCKVHDNDRSGVEFDGSGTSITSGWLQDSQIYSNVLVNSGHTSTSTPSHAVVVYLANNVQVTGNTIYTNHHTGVFVAESSGALVQNNTIRDNFVDNVYIMESSTANVARNRVYCTTGAGFDSAGFRPNGIAFEDSATSTGHQVTNNLVRNCGLSFTWLAGGTGAGMKNTVIANNTFVLGQQHGVILDGGAHAGAFFRNNLVMQSAGDMIDVGTPSTGIAFSHNAWYGGATAPVAPIAQSSDVTTDCLLVNSGDAAAAATSFQIAAGSPCRDKGTAVTQVTTDYFGTARPQGAAYDIGAHEASGAATADAGVKVDGAVKTDGAVKTDGAVKTDGGIKTDGAAKTDGAVKTDGAAKTDGAAKTDGAAKTDGGVKTDGAAPTADGAAAKDSAAPAGDGSIGGDKGTTSSGGCSCRVGEDSASIGSMLGLLALALLLRGRRRNGR